One Solea senegalensis isolate Sse05_10M linkage group LG13, IFAPA_SoseM_1, whole genome shotgun sequence DNA segment encodes these proteins:
- the ndufa2 gene encoding NADH dehydrogenase [ubiquinone] 1 alpha subcomplex subunit 2, producing MAAAVVRSLGSSLGKNLREIRVHLCQTSAASGGARDFVEQHYVALKQSNPDFPILIRECSGVQARLWARHEFGKESSVSVDNMSADQVAHALHALVQTRP from the exons ATGGCGGCCGCCGTGGTTCGCAGTCTGGGCTCCAGTCTCGGCAAAAACCTCCGTGAGATCCGCGTCCACCTCTGCCAGACGTCCGCGGCCAGCGGGGGCGCGAG AGACTTTGTGGAGCAGCACTACGTTGCTCTGAAACAGTCCAACCCAGACTTTCCAATCCTGATCCGAGAATGTTCTGGAGTCCAGGCTCGACTCTGGGCCAGACATG AGTTTGGAAAAGAGAGCAGTGTCTCCGTGGACAACATGTCGGCTGATCAGGTGGCTCATGCTCTGCACGCTCTGGTTCAGACCAGACCTTAG